One segment of Manihot esculenta cultivar AM560-2 chromosome 4, M.esculenta_v8, whole genome shotgun sequence DNA contains the following:
- the LOC110612952 gene encoding uncharacterized protein LOC110612952 gives MPRWFDPWPVFFKREFNRNWPFLVGFAVTGAIITKFSLGLTEEDAKNSPFVQRHKR, from the exons ATGCCTAGGTGGTTCGATCCATGGCCCGTCTTCTTCAAGCGAGAGTTTAACAGGAACTGGCCGTTCCTGGTCGGCTTCGCCGTAACTGGAGCCATCATCACCAAGTTCTCTCTCGGCCTTACAG AGGAGGATGCGAAAAATTCACCTTTCGTCCAGAGGCACAAGAGGTAA